The DNA window GCGGGATGTCGAAGAGCTGCGCGATGCCCTGACGCCCTTCGCATTCCACGAGCAACACCCGTTTGCCGTCGGCGGCCAGCGCGAGGGCGAGTGCCGCGGCGACCGTCGTCTTGCCGGTACCGCCCTTCCCCGACACGAAATGCAGGCGGGCTCGGGAGGCCGCATCCGGCCACGTATTGCCGGCGAATTCGGCGGGATCGACCGAGATCTCTTCATTGGCCACGGTCAACACCTTAACCACACCTATGGAGCGGTTAGGGTGGGTCCATGAGTGAAGTCACCGCCTGGGAATACGCGACCGTACCGCTGCTCACCCACGCGACCAAGCAGATCCTGGACACCTGGGGCGCCGACGGCTGGGAATTGGTGTCGGTGCTGCCCGGCCCGACCGGCGAGCAGCATGTCGCCTACCTGAAGCGGCCGAAGGGCTGATGAGTCCCATGACCTGGACGGACAAACTCGCCGAACTCGGTATCTCCCTGCCTGCGGTGGTGCCGCCGGTGGCGAGCTACACGCCCGCGGTGCGCACCGGTGATCTCGTCTACACCTCCGGTCAGCTCCCGATGGTCGACGGTGAACTCGTCGCCCGCGGCAAGGTGTGCGACGGCGCGGAGGGGATCGTCGATCCCGAGCAGGCGCGGGCAGCCGCCCGGATCTGCGCGCTCAACGCACTGGCCGCGGTCGACGCACTGGTCGGCATCGACTCGGTCGTCCGAGTGGTGAAGGTCGTCGGGTTCGTGGCGTCGGCAGCCGGTTTCTCCGGGCAGCCGCAGGTGGTCAACGGGGCGTCGGATGTACTCGGTGAGATCTTCGGCGAGGCGGGCGTCCACGCGCGGTCGGCGGTCGGGGTGGCCGAGCTGCCCCTCGGGGCGTCGGTCGAGGTGGAGCTGATCGTCGAGGTCGCGCCTACCCGGACGTGACCCGGAAGCTGCTTCGATAAGCGCTGGGGGACAACGACATTCGGGACCGGAACTGTACCCGCAGACTTTCCGTGCCCAGTCCGACGGCGGCGGCGACCTGCTCCACCGGGAGGTCGGTACGTTCGAGGAGTTGCGCGGCCACCCGGATGCGCTGGCCGGTCAGCCACCGGCCGGGACTCATTCCATAGGTGTCCCGGAAACGACGGTTGAAGGTGCGCAACGACATTCCGGCGTGATCGGCGAGGTCGGCGACGCCGATCGGGTCGGCCAGGTTGGCCACCGCCCATCCGGTGGTGGCGGCCATGCGGTCGTCGGACTCTTGCGCGGAAATCATTGCCTGGTGGTTGATTTCGGCCACCGCCTGATCGTGCAGACTCACCTGGGGTGAGCGCGGTGCGGCGCCCGGCGGCATGAACTGGGCCTGACCACCCGGCCGGTGGAAGGCGACGACGGTGCGCCGCGCGTAGTCCCGGGCGACGTCGGCGCCGTAGTCGCGTTCGACGAGATGTAAGCACAGGTCGATGCCGGCGGCCAGGCCCGCGCTGGTCAGCACGTCGCCGTCGTCGACGTAGAGCACCGACGGGTCGACCTCGACCGCCGGATAGCGCGCCGCGAGCGCCGCGGCGTCGAGCCAGTGGGTGGTGGCCCGGCGGCCGTCGAGCAATCCGGACTCGGCGAGGGTGAAGGCGCCGACACAGATCGAGGCGATCCGAGCGCCCCGGCGATGTGCCTGACGCAGCGCCGCGGTCACCGTGCGCGAGGGTGTGCGGCGTGCCGCGTCGTGGTAGCCGGGGATGACGATGGTGTCGGCGTCGGCGAGGGCTTCGAGGCCGTGCTCGGTGTGTACCGAGACGCCCGCGCAGGTCGGTACCGGTCCGGGATACTCGGTGCATGTGCTCAACGCATACCGGGGCGCGCCGACGTGACCGAACAATTGGACCGGTGCGGCCATGTCCATCAGGACCAGGCCCTCGGTGAGCAGGACGACGACGCGATGCGGGTTGTCCGCGCTCGACGAGGATGGCATACAGTCTGGTGGCACGAATAAAGGGTATACCGACATGAATGCCACTGTTGCGGACCGCATCGACCCCCGATGCTGAGTGGGTGACCGAGAGAGCCGTGACCGAACCCCAAGCCGCCCCCGAGCAGGACCGCGCCGCCGTCGCTCGACGTACCGTCGTATTGCTTTGCGCCGCACAGATACTCGGCGGACTGTCGATGGGTGCCTCGCTGGCGCTTGGGGCGATTCTCGGCGAGCAGCTGTCCGGGTCGGAATCACTGGCCGGGCTGCCGACGACGGTGCTCACGCTCGGTGCGGCCGCGGCGGGGCTCCCGCTGGCCGCCCTGGCGGGACGACGCGGCCGTCGCCCCGCGCTGTCGTTGGGGCTGGTGATCGCGGCCGTCGGTGCGACCGTGGTCGCCCTCGCGGTGGATCTCGGCTGGTTCGGGTTGCTGCTGGTTGGCATGGCCTGCGTCGGCACCGGGACCGCGGTGAGCCTGCAGGCGCGGTTCGCCGCGACGGACCTGTCGTCGGCGGCCACCCGCGGACGCGACCTGTCGCTGGTGGTCTGGATGACGATGGTCGGGGCGGTCGCTGGGCCGGCGCTGGTGCCGGCCGGGGCACGGGTGGCCGGCTGGCTGGGTCTGGCCGATCTCGCCGGACCGTTCGTGCTGGGCGCGGTGGGAAGCGCGGCCGCCGCGGTCGTGCTCTGGGCCGGGTTGCGTCCCGACCCCCTACGTCTCGCCGGCGGCATTCCCGGCGGCACACGTCGGGGATCGCTGGTCGCGGGCTTCGCGGTGATCCGGCGAACCCCGTCGGCGCGGGCCGCGGTGGGAGCCGTGGTGGCGGCGCACGCGGTGATGGTCGCGGTGATGGCGTTGACGCCTGTCCACATGCATCACGGCGGCGCGAGCCTGACCGTCGTCGGACTCTCCATCAGTGCGCATGTGGCGGGGATGTACGTGCTGGCGCCGGTGATGGGTGTGCTGGCCGATCGCGTCGGCCGGGTCCCGACGATCCTGCTGGGACAGGCCCTGCTGCTGACCAGCTGTGTCCTCGGGTTCCTGCTGGCGGACTCGCAGACCGGGCTCGTGGTGGCGCTGGTGATCCTCGGGCTCGGGTGGTCGGCGTCGACGGTGGCGGCGTCGACCCTGCTCACCGAGAGCGTCGACGTCTCGCTGCGACCACCCGCCCAGGGCGTGGCCGACACCTCGATGAGCCTGGCCGGAGCCGTCGCCGGGGCGTTGGCCGGCGTGATCGTCGGCGCCTTCGGATACTCGACGCTGGTGCTCGGCGCCGGGGTGATCGCGGTGATCACCGCGATCTATGTGGTCGCCGACCGATAGGGTCGTCTCAACCGGACGATGCGGAGGGGACGCGACGATGACGTCGGAACTGATCGGCCGCACCGGGGTGGTGACACTGGGTATCGGCGGTGGCGAGTCGCTCGGTGAGGTGGAACTGGCGATGGCTCTCGGTACCGAACGGTTTCTGGCCCGCTGCGCCACGCCGGTGGCCACCGACGAGACGGTACTCGTCGTCGGGGT is part of the Gordonia bronchialis DSM 43247 genome and encodes:
- a CDS encoding DUF4177 domain-containing protein; translation: MSEVTAWEYATVPLLTHATKQILDTWGADGWELVSVLPGPTGEQHVAYLKRPKG
- a CDS encoding RidA family protein; translation: MSPMTWTDKLAELGISLPAVVPPVASYTPAVRTGDLVYTSGQLPMVDGELVARGKVCDGAEGIVDPEQARAAARICALNALAAVDALVGIDSVVRVVKVVGFVASAAGFSGQPQVVNGASDVLGEIFGEAGVHARSAVGVAELPLGASVEVELIVEVAPTRT
- a CDS encoding GlxA family transcriptional regulator yields the protein MPPDCMPSSSSADNPHRVVVLLTEGLVLMDMAAPVQLFGHVGAPRYALSTCTEYPGPVPTCAGVSVHTEHGLEALADADTIVIPGYHDAARRTPSRTVTAALRQAHRRGARIASICVGAFTLAESGLLDGRRATTHWLDAAALAARYPAVEVDPSVLYVDDGDVLTSAGLAAGIDLCLHLVERDYGADVARDYARRTVVAFHRPGGQAQFMPPGAAPRSPQVSLHDQAVAEINHQAMISAQESDDRMAATTGWAVANLADPIGVADLADHAGMSLRTFNRRFRDTYGMSPGRWLTGQRIRVAAQLLERTDLPVEQVAAAVGLGTESLRVQFRSRMSLSPSAYRSSFRVTSG
- a CDS encoding MFS transporter, with the translated sequence MPLLRTASTPDAEWVTERAVTEPQAAPEQDRAAVARRTVVLLCAAQILGGLSMGASLALGAILGEQLSGSESLAGLPTTVLTLGAAAAGLPLAALAGRRGRRPALSLGLVIAAVGATVVALAVDLGWFGLLLVGMACVGTGTAVSLQARFAATDLSSAATRGRDLSLVVWMTMVGAVAGPALVPAGARVAGWLGLADLAGPFVLGAVGSAAAAVVLWAGLRPDPLRLAGGIPGGTRRGSLVAGFAVIRRTPSARAAVGAVVAAHAVMVAVMALTPVHMHHGGASLTVVGLSISAHVAGMYVLAPVMGVLADRVGRVPTILLGQALLLTSCVLGFLLADSQTGLVVALVILGLGWSASTVAASTLLTESVDVSLRPPAQGVADTSMSLAGAVAGALAGVIVGAFGYSTLVLGAGVIAVITAIYVVADR